Proteins from a single region of Gorilla gorilla gorilla isolate KB3781 chromosome 16, NHGRI_mGorGor1-v2.1_pri, whole genome shotgun sequence:
- the FOXB1 gene encoding forkhead box protein B1, translated as MPRPGRNTYSDQKPPYSYISLTAMAIQSSPEKMLPLSEIYKFIMDRFPYYRENTQRWQNSLRHNLSFNDCFIKIPRRPDQPGKGSFWALHPSCGDMFENGSFLRRRKRFKVLKSDHLAPSKPADAAQYLQQQAKLRLSALAASGTHLPQMPAAAYNLGGVAQPSGFKHPFAIENIIAREYKMPGGLAFSAMQPVPAAYPLPNQLTTMGSSLGTGWPHVYGSAGMIDSATPISMASGDYSAYGVPLKPLCHAAGQTLPAIPVPIKPTPAAVPALPALPAPIPTLLSNSPPSLSPTSSQTATSQSSPATPSETLTSPASALHSVAVH; from the coding sequence ATGCCTCGGCCCGGCCGCAACACGTACAGCGACCAGAAGCCGCCCTACTCGTACATCTCGCTGACCGCTATGGCCATCCAGAGCTCTCCCGAGAAGATGCTGCCGCTGAGCGAGATCTACAAGTTCATCATGGACCGCTTCCCCTACTACAGGGAGAACACGCAGCGCTGGCAGAACAGTCTGCGCCACAACCTCTCCTTCAACGACTGCTTCATCAAGATCCCGCGGCGGCCGGACCAGCCAGGCAAGGGCAGCTTCTGGGCGCTGCACCCAAGCTGCGGGGACATGTTCGAGAACGGCAGCTTCCTGCGGCGCCGCAAGCGCTTCAAGGTGCTTAAGTCCGACCACCTGGCGCCCAGCAAGCCAGCCGACGCGGCGCAGTACCTGCAGCAGCAGGCCAAGCTGCGGCTCAGCGCGCTGGCGGCCTCGGGCACGCACCTGCCACAGATGCCCGCCGCCGCCTACAACTTGGGCGGCGTGGCGCAGCCCTCGGGCTTCAAGCACCCCTTCGCCATCGAGAACATCATCGCGCGGGAATACAAGATGCCTGGGGGGCTGGCCTTCTCCGCCATGCAGCCGGTGCCCGCTGCCTACCCCCTCCCCAACCAGTTGACTACCATGGGCAGCTCGCTGGGCACCGGCTGGCCACACGTGTATGGCTCCGCCGGCATGATCGACTCGGCCACCCCCATCTCCATGGCGAGTGGCGACTACAGCGCCTACGGCGTGCCGTTGAAGCCGCTGTGCCACGCGGCGGGCCAAACGCTGCCCGCCATCCCCGTGCCCATTAAGCCCACGCCGGCCGCCGTGCCCGCGTTGCCTGCGCTGCCAGCGCCCATCCCCACCTTGCTCTCGAACTCGCCGCCCTCGCTCAGCCCCACGTCCTCGCAAACAGCCACCAGCCAAAGCAGCCCCGCCACCCCCAGCGAAACGCTCACCAGCCCGGCCTCCGCCTTGCACTCGGTGGCGGTGCACTGA